One Rissa tridactyla isolate bRisTri1 chromosome 1, bRisTri1.patW.cur.20221130, whole genome shotgun sequence DNA segment encodes these proteins:
- the LOC128900071 gene encoding probable G-protein coupled receptor 19, with product MFPHSMDNSSGPSVLPTLLLPQQNKSYPKTSIPPAGCEMAESPIGPSASRNHTVLQYELRPGEIAAASIVLGVLWLVSVFGNSLVCLVIHRSRRTQSTTNYFVVSMACADLLISVASVPFVLLQFIWGRWALGNMMCKLVRYVQYLTPGVQIYVLLSICVDRFYTIVYPLSFKVSREKAKKMILASWLFDAVFASPAFFFYGSNSDDHCNFFLPSSWEGAVYSIIHLLVVFLIPSMLIILFYQKVIKYIWRIGTDGMTVRRTMNIVPRTKVKTIKMFLMLNSVFLLSWLPFYVVQLWHPQETDYRKSSLVFLAITWISFSSSASKPTLYSVYNANFRRGMKETCCMSAMKCYRSNAYTITTSSRIAKKNHVGIAEIPAPAKTVTKDSIYDAFNREAKEKKLAWPIQSNPPNTFV from the coding sequence ATGTTTCCCCACAGCATGGATAACAGCAGCGGTCCTTCTGTTCTCCCTACCTTATTGCTCCCGCAGCAGAACAAGAGCTACCCCAAAacctccatccctcctgctggcTGCGAGATGGCGGAGTCACCCATAGGACCCAGTGCAAGCAGGAACCACACTGTCTTGCAGTATGAACTGAGGCCGGGGGAAATTGCAGCAGCCAGCATTGTTTTGGGAGTCTTGTGGCTGGTTTCCGTCTTTGGAAACTCCCTCGTTTGCTTAGTGATCCACAGGAGCAGGAGGACACAATCCACCACCAACTATTTTGTTGTCTCCATGGCTTGTGCAGACCTTCTCATCAGTGTTGCAAGCGTGCCCTTCGTGCTGCTCCAGTTTATCTGGGGCAGGTGGGCGCTGGGGAACATGATGTGCAAGCTGGTAAGGTACGTACAGTACCTCACCCCTGGAGTCCAGATCTACGTGCTCCTCTCGATATGCGTGGATCGATTCTACACTATCGTCTACCCCTTGAGCTTCAAAGTGTCCAGGGAGAAAGCCAAGAAAATGATTCTGGCCTCTTGGCTGTTTGACGCTGTCTTTGCATCACCGGCTTTCTTCTTCTATGGCTCCAACAGTGACGACCACTGcaacttttttctccccagttcttGGGAAGGAGCCGTCTACAGTATCATCCACCTCTTGGTGGTGTTTTTGATCCCCTCCATGCTCATTATCCTCTTCTATCAGAAAGTCATCAAGTACATTTGGAGAATAGGCACCGATGGCATGACTGTCAGGAGGACAATGAACATCGTCCCAAGAACAAAGGTGAAAACCATCAAGATGTTCTTAATGTTAAACTCCGTGTTTCTCCTGTCCTGGCTCCCTTTTTACGTGGTACAACTGTGGCACCCGCAGGAAACAGACTACAGAAAGAGCTCCTTGGTTTTCCTGGCCATCACCTGGATCTCTTTCAGttcttcagcctctaaaccaacCCTCTACTCCGTGTACAATGCAAACTTCAGAAGAGGGATGAAAGAAACGTGTTGCATGTCCGCCATGAAATGCTACAGAAGCAACGCATACACCATCACCACCAGTTCCAGGATAGCCAAAAAAAATCACGTTGGGATTGCAGAAATCCCAGCTCCGGCCAAAACTGTCACCAAAGACTCCATCTATGATGCTTTTAAcagagaagcaaaggaaaaaaagcttgccTGGCCTATTCAGTCTAATCCCCCAAATACATTTGTCTAG